A single genomic interval of Zingiber officinale cultivar Zhangliang chromosome 4A, Zo_v1.1, whole genome shotgun sequence harbors:
- the LOC121969838 gene encoding uncharacterized protein At4g06744-like, which produces MAYGRVVLLLLPFALLFASSLCGSPTIAPERKGIEISIGVGIGIGVGNDSDAPPPSSSPHPSEFLNAKQYQAYLVIQQFKSIITCDPGGVTQSWVGPRPCDYQGFYCGAPEDSPDEPTIAAVDFNGYNLSAPTVVGFLDQLPDLAFFHSNSNNFSGPIPDLSGLRYLRELDVSNSAHTGDFPAAVLSLSNLIFLDIRFNLFAGAVPASVFILDLDVLFLNNNNLNEPLPAEIGSSPVAYLTLANNGFTGPIPQSISKASKTLIEVLLLNNNLSGCLPQEIGLLSVATVFDAGSNRITGPIPWSFGCLLKVEQLNLAENLLYGEVPDLVCRLATDGNLANLSLSGNYFTGLGHSCWGLIEAGVLDVRQNCILGLPEQRLPTDCARFVLRRKYCPFRYEVPCCLSTCAVKPVAPQRYVTYEALHQPPRN; this is translated from the exons ATGGCTTACGGGAGAGtcgtcctcctgctgctcccgTTCGCGTTGCTCTTCGCCTCCTCACTCTGTGGCTCTCCGACCATTGCGCCTGAGAGAAAGGGCATCGAGATCAGCATCGGCGTCGGAATTGGAATTGGCGTCGGCAATGACAGCGACGCCCCACCGCCCTCGTCGTCACCTCATCCCAGCGAATTCCTCAATGCCAAGCAGTACCAAGCGTACCTTGTGATCCAGCAGTTCAAGAGCATCATCACCTGCGACCCCGGCGGCGTGACCCAGTCCTGGGTCGGCCCCCGGCCTTGCGACTACCAGGGGTTTTACTGCGGTGCGCCGGAGGACTCCCCCGACGAGCCGACCATCGCTGCCGTCGACTTCAACGGCTACAACCTCAGCGCCCCCACCGTGGTTGGCTTCTTGGACCAGCTCCCCGACCTCGCCTTCTTCCACTCCAACTCCAACAACTTCTCCGGCCCCATCCCCGACCTCTCCGGGCTACGGTACCTCCGTGAGCTCGACGTCAGCAACAGCGCCCACACCGGCGACTTCCCCGCGGCCGTCCTGTCTCTCTCCAACCTCATCTTCCTCGACATCCGCTTCAACCTCTTCGCCGGCGCTGTCCCGGCCTCCGTCTTCATCCTCGACCTCGACGTGCTGTTCCTCAACAACAACAATCTCAACGAGCCACTGCCGGCCGAAATCGGAAGCTCACCAGTCGCATACCTTACCCTGGCCAACAACGGCTTCACTGGCCCAATTCCACAGTCGATATCCAAAGCTTCGAAAACCCTAATTGAG GTGCTCCTCCTCAACAACAATCTCTCCGGCTGCTTGCCGCAGGAAATTGGATTGCTGAGCGTCGCGACGGTCTTCGACGCTGGATCCAACCGTATCACGGGGCCGATTCCCTGGTCCTTTGGCTGCCTCCTCAAGGTGGAGCAGCTCAACCTGGCGGAGAACCTGCTCTACGGAGAGGTGCCAGATCTGGTGTGCCGGCTCGCGACGGACGGCAACTTGGCCAATCTATCTCTCTCGGGAAACTACTTCACCGGGCTCGGACATTCCTGCTGGGGCTTGATCGAGGCGGGAGTGCTGGACGTGCGGCAGAATTGCATACTAGGTCTGCCGGAGCAGAGGCTGCCGACGGACTGCGCGCGCTTCGTGTTGCGGCGAAAGTACTGCCCTTTCCGGTACGAGGTGCCGTGTTGTCTGTCGACGTGCGCGGTGAAGCCGGTGGCGCCACAGCGTTACGTGACGTACGAGGCGCTTCATCAGCCGCCCCGCAATTAG